A part of Melittangium boletus DSM 14713 genomic DNA contains:
- a CDS encoding AgmX/PglI C-terminal domain-containing protein — MSAAQDLHDPERAQRDSQWLYRQGDLVLGPLTGQQLVDKLYAGALTGDTEVSCTGPSGFRKLKELTPFQLHVAQAVVRLRVEAEAREARARLNQQRIVTIGVVLGVLIALGLGAWQVSRYAKVYLAANADSGLDIQVDPPVITLAKRSLPEELFEYPGEPKRTPVRPPDTTSDKTDKTEKPEKVASVGPKPERPAKAGRVSGKVSTDPDGLATEVNYDLGAINRVVKSNQSTLHHCFKEESERRPGFAAKVPLEFTIGNDGRVAQLWIDNPQLKKGALFECLFTELKKWPFKAYTGERATVNLAFTIGKKG, encoded by the coding sequence ATGTCGGCCGCACAAGACCTCCATGACCCCGAGCGGGCGCAGCGTGACTCCCAGTGGCTCTACCGCCAGGGGGACCTCGTCCTCGGGCCCCTGACCGGCCAGCAACTGGTGGACAAGTTGTACGCGGGAGCGCTCACCGGGGACACGGAAGTGTCCTGCACGGGCCCGAGCGGCTTTCGCAAGCTCAAGGAACTGACGCCCTTCCAACTCCACGTGGCCCAGGCGGTGGTGCGGCTCCGGGTGGAAGCCGAGGCGCGCGAGGCTCGGGCGCGGCTCAACCAGCAGCGGATCGTCACCATCGGCGTGGTCCTCGGCGTGCTCATCGCGTTGGGCCTCGGCGCCTGGCAGGTGTCCCGCTACGCGAAGGTGTATCTGGCGGCCAACGCGGACAGCGGACTCGACATCCAGGTGGACCCGCCGGTCATCACCCTGGCCAAGCGCTCCCTGCCGGAAGAACTCTTCGAGTACCCCGGCGAGCCCAAGCGCACCCCGGTCCGTCCTCCCGACACCACGTCCGACAAAACCGACAAGACGGAAAAACCAGAAAAGGTTGCCTCGGTGGGACCCAAGCCGGAGCGTCCGGCCAAGGCGGGCCGGGTGTCGGGCAAGGTGTCCACGGATCCCGACGGGCTCGCCACGGAGGTCAACTACGACCTGGGCGCCATCAATCGGGTGGTGAAGTCGAACCAGAGCACGCTCCACCATTGTTTCAAGGAGGAGAGCGAGCGCCGTCCGGGTTTCGCGGCCAAGGTGCCGCTCGAGTTCACCATCGGCAACGATGGCCGGGTGGCGCAGCTGTGGATCGACAATCCGCAGCTCAAGAAGGGCGCGCTCTTCGAGTGCCTGTTCACCGAGCTGAAGAAGTGGCCCTTCAAGGCCTACACCGGGGAGCGCGCCACGGTGAACCTGGCGTTCACCATCGGCAAGAAGGGGTAG
- the clpX gene encoding ATP-dependent Clp protease ATP-binding subunit ClpX, whose product MKKEHHVNLSCSFCGKSQREVRKLIAGPTVYICDECIKLCNDIIADENEREEGKPQVSLPTPMEIKAFLDDYVIGQDQAKKVLSVAVYNHYKRIYQKKPTARPRPGMKPSGAEDVELSKSNILLVGPTGSGKTLLAQSLARFLNVPFTIADATSLTEAGYVGEDVENIIQNLLHNADYDVEKAARGIVYIDEIDKIARKGDTPSATRDVGGEGVQQALLKIIEGTRANVTPRGGKKYNQQEYVQVDTTNILFICGGAFHGIDGVIKRRVGEKGLGFGAKITHREERSVGELLAMVEPEDLMKFGMIPEFIGRLPMVATLNDLKEEDLITILTQPKNALIKQYQKLFEMEKVKLTFTKEALRAIAREAMRRNSGARGLRAILEDAMLEIMYDVPYRDGVKECKITETVVTKHEPPQLVMEKEKKSA is encoded by the coding sequence GTGAAGAAGGAGCACCACGTCAACCTGTCCTGCTCGTTCTGCGGCAAGTCGCAGCGGGAGGTCCGCAAGCTCATCGCGGGCCCCACGGTCTACATCTGCGACGAGTGCATCAAGCTGTGTAACGACATCATCGCGGACGAGAACGAACGCGAGGAGGGCAAGCCTCAGGTCAGCCTGCCCACGCCCATGGAGATCAAGGCGTTCCTCGACGACTACGTGATCGGCCAGGACCAGGCGAAGAAGGTCCTGTCGGTCGCCGTCTACAACCACTACAAGCGCATCTATCAAAAGAAGCCCACGGCCCGGCCGCGCCCGGGAATGAAGCCCTCGGGTGCCGAGGACGTGGAGCTGAGCAAGAGCAACATCCTGCTCGTGGGCCCCACGGGCAGCGGCAAGACGCTGCTCGCCCAGTCGCTCGCGCGCTTCCTCAACGTCCCCTTCACCATCGCCGACGCCACCAGCCTCACCGAGGCCGGCTACGTGGGCGAGGACGTGGAGAACATCATCCAGAACCTGCTCCACAACGCCGACTACGACGTGGAGAAGGCGGCGCGCGGCATCGTCTATATCGACGAGATCGACAAGATCGCGCGCAAGGGTGATACGCCGAGCGCCACGCGCGACGTGGGCGGCGAGGGCGTGCAGCAGGCGCTGCTCAAGATCATCGAGGGCACGCGCGCCAACGTCACGCCACGGGGTGGCAAGAAGTACAACCAGCAGGAGTACGTGCAGGTTGATACGACGAACATCCTGTTCATCTGCGGCGGCGCCTTCCACGGCATCGACGGCGTCATCAAGCGCCGCGTGGGCGAGAAGGGCCTGGGCTTCGGCGCGAAGATCACCCACCGCGAGGAGCGCAGCGTGGGCGAGCTGCTCGCCATGGTGGAGCCCGAGGATCTGATGAAGTTCGGGATGATTCCCGAGTTCATCGGCCGTCTCCCGATGGTGGCCACGCTCAACGACCTGAAGGAGGAGGATCTCATCACGATCCTCACCCAGCCGAAGAACGCGCTCATCAAGCAGTACCAGAAGCTCTTCGAGATGGAGAAGGTGAAGCTCACCTTCACCAAGGAAGCGCTCAGGGCCATCGCCCGCGAGGCCATGCGCCGCAACTCCGGAGCGCGCGGCCTGCGGGCCATCCTCGAGGACGCCATGCTCGAGATCATGTACGACGTGCCGTACCGGGATGGGGTCAAGGAGTGCAAGATCACCGAGACGGTGGTCACCAAGCACGAGCCTCCCCAACTGGTGATGGAGAAGGAAAAGAAGTCGGCCTGA
- a CDS encoding Hsp70 family protein: MHKDPIIGIDLGTTNSCAAIVEDGGNVKLIPYKGGEYTIPSIFAIDDKGNELIGYEAKRQWQLNPKNTIYGSKRLVGRAYQSDVVAAMKKVVAYSVRPGKKSDVVLDVGKKEFSLQEISAKILNKIRDVAANYLKTPIKRAVVTVPAYFNDRQRQTVKEAGKLIDLEVVRIINEPTAAALAYGAGKSVNKTVLVYDLGGGTFDVSIIGIRDRVFEVKATGGDVFLGGIDFDNAIIHHVLKDFASKAGIDLATDPVAMQRIKDLAERTKIDLSARDDVQFNIPFITMTSQGQPLNIEMKFTRKMLEQLTNHLVDRTLQMVARVLVDSGLSTKDIDEVLLVGGQTRMPVVQDRLTKFFGKTPSKGVHPDEAVAVGAALYAKSLEDNSSMRLQLLDVIPMAIGLERAGGAFHTVFPRNAPIPNAKQLVATTSRDNQTELAMRIFQGDNEQVARNDLLGEFTFSGIRQAKAGAVQVEITFDVSVEGILTMRARDPATGREMNTTVRVSG, from the coding sequence GTGCACAAGGATCCCATCATCGGCATCGACCTCGGCACGACCAACTCGTGCGCCGCGATCGTCGAGGACGGTGGGAACGTGAAGCTCATCCCCTACAAGGGCGGTGAGTACACCATTCCCTCGATCTTCGCGATCGACGACAAGGGCAACGAGCTCATCGGCTACGAGGCCAAGCGCCAGTGGCAGCTCAACCCCAAGAACACCATCTACGGCTCCAAGCGGCTGGTGGGGCGCGCCTACCAGAGCGATGTCGTCGCGGCGATGAAGAAGGTCGTGGCGTACTCGGTGCGCCCCGGCAAGAAGAGCGACGTGGTCCTGGACGTGGGCAAGAAGGAATTCTCGCTCCAGGAGATCAGCGCCAAGATCCTCAACAAGATCCGCGACGTCGCCGCCAACTACCTCAAGACGCCCATCAAGCGCGCCGTGGTGACGGTGCCCGCGTACTTCAATGACCGTCAGCGGCAGACGGTGAAGGAGGCCGGCAAGCTCATCGACCTCGAGGTGGTGCGCATCATCAACGAGCCCACCGCGGCGGCGCTCGCCTATGGCGCCGGCAAGAGCGTCAACAAGACGGTGCTCGTCTACGACCTGGGCGGCGGCACGTTCGACGTGTCCATCATCGGGATCCGCGACCGGGTCTTCGAGGTGAAGGCCACCGGGGGCGACGTCTTCCTGGGAGGCATCGACTTCGACAACGCCATCATCCACCACGTCCTCAAGGACTTCGCGTCCAAGGCGGGCATCGACCTGGCCACGGATCCGGTGGCGATGCAGCGCATCAAGGACCTGGCCGAGCGCACGAAGATCGACCTGTCCGCGCGCGACGACGTGCAGTTCAACATCCCCTTCATCACGATGACGTCCCAGGGCCAGCCCCTGAACATCGAGATGAAGTTCACGCGCAAGATGCTGGAGCAGCTCACCAACCACCTCGTGGACCGCACGCTGCAGATGGTGGCGCGGGTGCTCGTGGACTCGGGGCTGAGCACCAAGGACATCGACGAGGTGCTGCTCGTGGGCGGCCAGACGCGCATGCCCGTGGTGCAGGATCGGCTGACGAAGTTCTTCGGCAAGACGCCGAGCAAGGGCGTCCACCCGGACGAGGCCGTGGCGGTGGGCGCGGCCCTCTACGCCAAGTCGCTCGAGGACAACTCCAGCATGCGGCTGCAGTTGCTGGACGTCATCCCCATGGCGATCGGCCTGGAGCGCGCGGGCGGGGCCTTCCACACGGTCTTCCCCCGCAACGCGCCCATCCCCAACGCCAAGCAGTTGGTGGCCACCACCAGCCGGGACAACCAGACCGAGCTGGCCATGCGCATCTTCCAGGGCGACAACGAGCAGGTGGCGAGGAACGATCTGCTCGGCGAGTTCACCTTCTCGGGGATCCGCCAGGCCAAGGCGGGCGCGGTGCAGGTGGAGATCACCTTCGACGTGAGCGTGGAAGGCATCCTCACCATGCGCGCGAGGGATCCCGCCACGGGCCGGGAGATGAACACCACGGTCCGGGTCTCCGGGTGA
- a CDS encoding PrkA family serine protein kinase gives MEAKRYLQEVGAQVSDDFVKNRSILSFEEYLALFMADPRGQARNAAQYLRDVMDHYGTETVPHPTGKQRRFKVFDVPSSDRDGRVAGQEEVQNAVYRMLGNFTRAGRINKLIMMHGPNGSAKSTFVNALKAGMEDYSRQPQGALYRISWIFPSSKLVKGSIGFGGERVPATETDLTSFAHLDAESIDVRIPCELRDHPLFVLPPSERQRLVEGALKKKGPGEGQGGEGDFILSDYMRHGELCHKCRSIYTALLANYKGDFMQVIRHVRVERFYISRRYQVGTVTVEPQMSVDAMYQQVSADRAQMLNMPPALHNVALFEPHGALVHANRGVIEYSDLLKRPLEAFKYLLGFVETAQVPLEHFVLQLDEVLLASSNEKHLGAFKELPDFASFKGRIELVRVPYLRRYRQEQQVYDAQITPTTVGKHVAPHATEVAAMWAVLTRLKKPIPDRYPPEVKELIDQVTPVEKMHLYEEGVVPDRLSLSHGKELRKLRTDLYEESDAYPNYEGRSGASAREIKTALFNAAQHPDYKCLHALAVFEELEAICKDKSVYEFLLQEVVDGYHDHEEFVRAVQAEYLDRVDEEVRESMGLVSEGQYRELVERYVYNVSHWVKGEKIRNRHTGAMERVDEQRMAEMEAIVMPRGEDPGEFRRGLISQIGAHKLDNPDAEMDYPRIFPDLFRRLRDHYFEERKRVLRRNKENILKYLSEDRGTLSSREQAQVESTLQAMSERYGYCEHCAKDAILFLMRKRYG, from the coding sequence GTGGAAGCCAAGCGATACCTGCAGGAGGTCGGCGCCCAGGTGTCCGACGACTTCGTCAAGAATCGCTCCATCCTCTCCTTCGAGGAATACCTCGCGCTCTTCATGGCGGATCCGCGGGGTCAGGCACGCAACGCCGCTCAGTACCTGCGCGATGTGATGGACCACTACGGCACGGAGACGGTGCCGCACCCCACCGGCAAGCAGCGCCGCTTCAAGGTCTTCGACGTGCCCTCCAGCGACCGCGATGGCCGGGTCGCCGGCCAGGAGGAAGTGCAGAACGCCGTCTACCGGATGCTCGGCAACTTCACGCGCGCCGGACGCATCAACAAGCTCATCATGATGCACGGCCCCAACGGCAGCGCGAAGTCCACCTTCGTCAACGCGCTCAAGGCGGGCATGGAGGACTACTCGCGGCAGCCCCAGGGGGCCCTCTACCGCATCAGCTGGATCTTCCCCTCGTCCAAGCTCGTCAAGGGCTCCATCGGCTTTGGCGGCGAGCGCGTTCCCGCCACGGAGACGGACCTGACCTCCTTCGCGCACCTGGACGCGGAGTCCATCGATGTGCGCATCCCCTGCGAGCTGCGCGACCACCCGCTCTTCGTCCTGCCCCCCTCCGAGCGGCAGCGGCTCGTCGAGGGCGCGCTCAAGAAGAAGGGCCCGGGGGAAGGGCAGGGGGGCGAGGGCGACTTCATCCTCTCGGACTACATGCGTCATGGCGAGCTGTGCCACAAGTGCCGCAGCATCTACACGGCGCTGCTCGCCAACTACAAAGGCGACTTCATGCAGGTGATCCGCCACGTGCGGGTCGAGCGCTTCTACATCTCGCGCCGCTACCAGGTGGGCACGGTGACGGTGGAGCCGCAGATGAGCGTGGACGCCATGTACCAGCAGGTGTCGGCGGACCGCGCCCAGATGCTCAACATGCCGCCCGCGCTGCACAACGTGGCCCTCTTCGAGCCCCATGGCGCGCTCGTGCACGCCAACCGGGGGGTCATCGAGTACTCGGATCTGCTCAAGCGTCCGTTGGAAGCCTTCAAGTACCTGCTGGGCTTCGTGGAGACGGCGCAGGTGCCGCTCGAGCACTTCGTGCTGCAACTGGATGAAGTGCTCCTCGCGTCCTCCAACGAGAAGCACCTGGGGGCCTTCAAGGAACTGCCGGACTTCGCGTCCTTCAAGGGCCGCATCGAGCTGGTGCGCGTGCCCTACCTGCGCCGCTACCGGCAGGAGCAGCAGGTGTACGACGCGCAGATCACCCCCACCACCGTGGGCAAGCACGTGGCCCCGCACGCCACCGAGGTGGCCGCCATGTGGGCGGTGCTCACGCGCCTCAAGAAGCCCATTCCCGACCGCTACCCGCCCGAGGTCAAGGAGCTCATCGACCAGGTGACGCCGGTGGAGAAGATGCACCTGTACGAGGAGGGCGTGGTGCCGGACCGGCTCAGCCTCTCGCACGGCAAGGAACTGCGCAAGCTGCGCACGGACCTGTACGAGGAGTCCGACGCCTATCCCAACTACGAGGGCCGCAGCGGCGCGAGCGCGCGGGAGATCAAGACGGCGCTGTTCAACGCCGCGCAGCACCCGGACTACAAGTGCCTGCACGCGCTCGCGGTGTTCGAGGAGCTGGAGGCCATCTGCAAGGACAAGAGCGTCTACGAGTTCCTCCTGCAGGAGGTGGTGGACGGCTACCACGATCACGAGGAGTTCGTGCGCGCGGTGCAGGCCGAGTACCTCGACCGGGTGGACGAGGAGGTGCGCGAGAGCATGGGCCTGGTGTCCGAGGGCCAGTACCGCGAGCTCGTGGAGCGCTACGTCTACAACGTGAGCCACTGGGTGAAGGGCGAGAAGATCCGCAACCGCCACACCGGGGCCATGGAGCGCGTGGACGAGCAGCGCATGGCGGAGATGGAGGCCATCGTCATGCCGCGCGGCGAGGATCCGGGCGAGTTCCGCCGGGGCCTCATCTCGCAGATCGGCGCGCACAAGCTGGACAACCCGGACGCGGAGATGGACTACCCGCGCATCTTCCCGGATCTCTTCCGCCGCCTGCGCGACCACTACTTCGAGGAGCGCAAGCGCGTGCTGCGGCGCAACAAGGAGAACATCCTCAAGTACCTCTCGGAGGACCGGGGCACGTTGTCCTCGCGCGAGCAGGCCCAGGTGGAGAGCACCCTCCAGGCCATGAGCGAGCGCTACGGCTACTGCGAGCACTGCGCCAAGGACGCCATCCTCTTCCTGATGCGCAAGCGCTACGGCTGA
- a CDS encoding S1 family peptidase yields MTRFVLGLPAFFAMLSCAAAPTPHGALAPSGEGSMGGAPVVSSSSRPTRKEQVRRILPHNVRLSVREDGQARSAASGVVIGNEKTPEGVVSYVLTNAHAVAMDGLDKPSLLVIVDARGDSTEYAARVVATGSVPDMDLALVKVPGLALEPARLATDAEVELGDDVVVAASPFGRALSLSGGMVSQVEWDKDSKLPRMVKTDAPIGYGASGGGIFSLESGKLLAIVEGYRTAKVGFAVAEQNFSFDVPMPGETFAAPSAKVRVFLGQHGFARLLGTEPVASR; encoded by the coding sequence ATGACCCGTTTCGTCCTGGGCCTGCCCGCCTTCTTCGCCATGCTGTCCTGCGCGGCCGCGCCGACCCCTCATGGGGCCTTGGCGCCCTCGGGCGAAGGGAGCATGGGCGGTGCGCCGGTGGTCTCCTCCTCGTCGCGGCCCACGCGCAAGGAGCAGGTGCGGCGCATCCTCCCGCATAACGTGCGGCTGTCCGTGCGCGAGGATGGGCAGGCCCGCAGCGCCGCCTCGGGCGTGGTCATCGGCAACGAGAAGACGCCCGAGGGCGTCGTGAGCTACGTGCTCACCAACGCGCACGCCGTGGCGATGGACGGGCTCGACAAGCCGAGCCTGCTCGTCATCGTGGACGCGCGCGGTGACTCCACGGAGTACGCGGCGCGCGTGGTGGCCACGGGCTCGGTGCCGGACATGGACCTGGCGCTGGTGAAGGTGCCTGGCCTCGCGCTCGAACCGGCCCGGCTCGCCACGGACGCGGAAGTGGAACTGGGTGACGACGTGGTGGTGGCCGCCTCGCCCTTCGGCCGGGCCCTGTCGCTGTCCGGGGGCATGGTGTCCCAGGTGGAATGGGACAAGGACAGCAAGCTGCCGCGCATGGTGAAGACGGACGCGCCCATCGGGTACGGCGCCTCGGGCGGCGGCATCTTCAGCCTGGAGTCGGGCAAGCTGCTCGCCATCGTCGAGGGCTACCGCACCGCCAAGGTGGGCTTCGCCGTGGCCGAGCAGAACTTCAGCTTCGACGTGCCCATGCCGGGCGAGACCTTCGCCGCTCCCTCGGCCAAGGTGCGCGTCTTCCTGGGGCAGCACGGCTTCGCCCGGCTGCTCGGCACGGAGCCGGTCGCCAGCCGCTAG
- a CDS encoding deoxycytidylate deaminase, whose translation MGNRSSWDQYFMDIARQVASRATCDRKHVGALLVRDRTILSTGYNGSIRGLPHCSDVGHMMENGHCVATVHAEANAIIQAAKNGVRIDSERDKPTTLYTTASPCWPCFKLIANSGVQRIVYGEFYRDPRIFEYASRLEIELVGPGPEEQPSGR comes from the coding sequence ATGGGCAACCGCAGTTCCTGGGATCAGTACTTCATGGACATCGCGCGCCAGGTGGCCAGCCGGGCCACGTGTGATCGCAAGCACGTGGGGGCGCTCCTGGTGCGCGACCGGACCATTCTCTCCACGGGCTACAACGGCTCCATCCGGGGCCTGCCGCACTGCTCGGACGTGGGCCACATGATGGAGAACGGCCATTGTGTGGCCACCGTCCACGCCGAGGCCAACGCCATCATCCAGGCGGCCAAGAACGGTGTGCGCATCGACAGCGAGCGCGACAAACCCACCACGCTCTACACCACCGCGAGCCCCTGCTGGCCGTGCTTCAAGCTGATCGCCAACTCGGGCGTGCAACGCATCGTCTACGGCGAGTTCTACCGGGATCCGCGCATCTTCGAGTACGCCTCTCGTCTGGAAATAGAGCTCGTGGGCCCGGGTCCGGAAGAGCAACCGTCCGGGCGTTAA
- a CDS encoding histidine kinase dimerization/phospho-acceptor domain-containing protein, with protein MITSTAANSGAPSVREGTDTVVDAARYSTVPPLMDSLLHDVRNPLNALSIHLEVLTEKLKVEGQVPPSQEKNLKSMREQIQRVDGILRRFAEFIVSRPGGAGDADLTETVTRAMDVLAHESRKQRLQVRPSLAPGVRARLSDIGELGFLVLQALTRGYGRSEPGSEVTVGVRIEESRAVFEVVDVNTSPALDGTSESSAALELRCAQLGVDLHLRAGTCRMSFPLA; from the coding sequence GTGATTACCTCCACGGCTGCGAACAGCGGCGCGCCCTCGGTGCGCGAAGGGACTGATACGGTGGTGGATGCCGCGCGCTACAGCACGGTTCCTCCCCTGATGGACAGCCTTCTGCATGATGTGCGCAATCCCTTGAATGCGCTCTCCATCCACCTGGAGGTGCTGACGGAGAAGCTCAAGGTGGAGGGCCAGGTGCCGCCCTCCCAGGAGAAGAACCTCAAGTCCATGCGCGAGCAGATCCAGCGGGTGGACGGCATTTTGCGGCGCTTCGCCGAGTTCATCGTGAGCCGCCCGGGTGGGGCGGGAGATGCCGACCTCACGGAGACGGTGACACGCGCCATGGACGTGTTGGCTCACGAGAGCCGCAAGCAGCGCCTGCAGGTGCGTCCCTCGCTCGCTCCGGGCGTGAGGGCGCGGCTGTCGGACATCGGGGAGCTGGGCTTCCTCGTGTTGCAGGCGTTGACGCGGGGCTATGGCCGCTCGGAGCCTGGAAGTGAAGTGACGGTGGGGGTGCGGATCGAGGAGTCGCGGGCGGTCTTCGAGGTGGTGGATGTGAACACATCCCCGGCGCTGGATGGCACCTCGGAGTCGTCGGCGGCCCTTGAACTGCGATGTGCGCAGCTCGGCGTGGACCTGCACCTGCGTGCCGGTACTTGCCGCATGTCCTTCCCGCTCGCCTGA
- the nla6 gene encoding enhancer binding protein Nla6 → MGSARILAVDDERDTCEALAEMLTAWGHKVETAFDAHDALRKAGEFRPDVVLSDLAMPETDGLGLLRTLRDELPDCPVVLLTGHGTIDAAVAAIREGAYDFIVKPLDTARLKVCIDRALEKKETMREVQGLRRRLKQLGSSDFIGQSAVMRKVFELIEKVAPSKASVAISGESGTGKEVVARSIHNLSQRRDKPFVAINCASIPATLIESEIFGHEKGAFTGADQRRPGVFELAHGGTLFLDELGEIPIELQAKLLRVLEEGRLRRLGGKVELEVDVRVLCATNRDLKKEIEAKRFREDLYFRLNVFQIHLPPLRERRDDVPILVQHFVEKFRGDSAKRVTGVHPDAMETLKNHEWPGNIRELRNAVERAVILCDGELIMREHLPPDMAGKSPERHTFRLPYGLSLDAVEREYILGSLQRNGNNKARTAEILGVSEKTLYNKLNRYAAEARQGKTGESNTLSGNHGGSLLGNNPEFR, encoded by the coding sequence GTGGGCAGCGCGCGAATTCTGGCTGTGGACGACGAGCGCGATACGTGTGAGGCGCTGGCGGAGATGTTGACCGCCTGGGGTCACAAGGTGGAGACCGCGTTCGACGCGCACGACGCGCTCCGCAAGGCGGGCGAGTTCCGGCCGGACGTGGTCTTGTCGGACCTGGCCATGCCCGAGACGGATGGTCTGGGGCTGTTGCGCACCTTGCGCGACGAGCTGCCGGACTGCCCGGTGGTGCTCCTCACCGGCCACGGCACCATCGATGCCGCGGTGGCCGCCATCCGCGAGGGCGCCTATGACTTCATCGTCAAGCCGCTGGACACCGCGCGGCTCAAGGTCTGCATCGACCGGGCGCTGGAGAAGAAGGAGACGATGCGCGAGGTGCAGGGTCTGCGCCGGCGCCTCAAGCAGTTGGGCTCCTCGGACTTCATCGGCCAGTCGGCGGTGATGCGCAAGGTGTTCGAGCTCATCGAGAAGGTGGCCCCCTCCAAGGCGAGCGTGGCCATCTCCGGCGAGTCCGGCACGGGCAAGGAAGTGGTGGCGCGCTCCATCCACAACCTGTCGCAGCGGCGTGACAAGCCCTTCGTCGCCATCAACTGCGCCTCCATTCCCGCCACCCTCATCGAGTCGGAGATCTTCGGCCACGAGAAGGGCGCCTTCACCGGCGCGGATCAGCGCCGCCCGGGCGTCTTCGAGCTCGCCCACGGCGGCACGCTCTTCCTGGACGAGCTGGGCGAGATTCCCATCGAGCTGCAGGCCAAGCTCTTGCGCGTGCTCGAGGAAGGCCGGCTGCGGCGCCTGGGCGGCAAGGTGGAGCTCGAGGTGGACGTGCGCGTGCTGTGCGCCACCAACCGCGACCTCAAGAAGGAGATCGAGGCCAAGCGCTTTCGCGAGGACCTCTACTTCCGCCTCAACGTCTTCCAGATCCACCTGCCGCCCTTGCGCGAGCGCCGCGACGACGTGCCCATCCTGGTGCAGCACTTCGTGGAGAAGTTCCGCGGGGACTCGGCCAAGCGCGTCACGGGCGTGCACCCGGACGCGATGGAGACGCTCAAGAACCACGAGTGGCCGGGCAACATCCGCGAGCTGCGCAACGCCGTGGAGCGCGCCGTCATCCTCTGCGACGGCGAGCTCATCATGCGCGAGCACCTGCCGCCCGACATGGCCGGCAAGAGCCCCGAGCGGCACACCTTCCGCCTGCCCTACGGCCTGTCGCTCGATGCCGTGGAGCGCGAGTACATCCTGGGAAGCCTCCAGCGCAACGGCAACAACAAGGCCCGTACGGCGGAAATCCTCGGCGTGAGCGAGAAGACGCTCTACAACAAGCTCAACCGCTACGCGGCCGAGGCACGCCAGGGAAAGACGGGCGAGAGCAACACCCTGTCTGGCAATCACGGCGGCTCCCTGCTCGGGAACAATCCGGAATTCCGCTAA